The Myroides phaeus DNA segment TATTTTAGAGAGCTATGCAAAAGCTGAGTTCTTTACAGAATTACCAGCTGTAGCTGAGAAAATTGAAGTAGTTACATTTATCGCTGGAGAAGGTGATATCTCTACTGACTTATTATCTCCAGGTAACCAAGCTCACTCTCGTTCTGACCGTGAATTACACGGACAGTGTATGATTACTCCTGAAGCACAAAAAGAAATTAAAGCGTTACAAGAATTACACCCAGGAAAAAGTGTAATGTTAATCGCTGAAAAAGGTACAATGGGAGTTGGATCTTCAAGAATGTCTGGAGTAAACAACGTTGCTCTTTGGACAGGAAAACAAGCGAGTCCTTATGTACCGTTTGTAAATATTGCTCCAATTGTTGGGGGTACTAATGGTATTTCTCCTATTTTCTTAACTACTGTTGATGTAACTGGTGGTATTGGTCTTGACCTTAAAAACTGGGTTAAAAAGACTGACGCTAACGGAGAAGTAGTTCGTAACGAAAAAGGAGAGCCAGTATTAGAAGAAGTTTACTCTGTAGCTACAGGTACTGTTCTTACAATTGATACAAAAGCGAAAAAACTTTATAATGGAGACCAAGAGTTAATTGATATTGCAAAAGCTCTTACACCTCAAAAATTAGAGTTTATCAAAGCTGGTGGTTCTTATGCTATCGTATTTGGTAAAAAAATCCAAACTTTTGCTGCTAAAACATTAGGAGTTGATGCTCCTGTAGTTTTTGCTCCGTCAAAAGAAATTTCTATCGAAGGTCAAGGGCTTACTGCTGTTGAAAAAATCTTCAATAGAAATGCAGTTGGAGTAACAGAAGGAAAAGTATTACACGCTGGTTCTGACGTTCGTGTTGAGGTTAATATCGTTGGATCTCAAGATACAACTGGATTAATGACTTCTCAAGAGTTAGAAGCAATGGCTGCTACAGTTATTTCTCCTATCGTTGATGGTGCATACCAATCAGGATGTCACACTGCATCAGTTTGGGATAAAAAAGCGCAAGCTAACATCCCTAAATTAATGAAATTTATGAATGACTTCGGATTGATCACAGCACGTGACCCTAAAGGAGAATATCATTCAATGACTGACGTTATTCACAAAGTATTAAACGACATTACTATTGACGATTGGGCTATCATTATTGGTGGTGACTCTCACACAAGAATGTCTAAAGGTGTTGCTTTTGGAGCGGATTCAGGTACAGTAGCTCTTGCTTTAGCTACAGGAGAGGCGTCTATGCCAATTCCAGAATCTGTAAAAGTTACATTTAAAGGAGAGATGAAATCTCATATGGATTTCCGTGATGTGGTTCACGCTACTCAATCTCAAATGTTGAAACAATTTGGTGGTGAAAACGTATTCCAAGGTAGAATTATCGAGGTTCATATCGGTACTCTTTTGGCTGACCAAGCGTTTACATTTACTGACTGGACTGCTGAGATGAAAGCGAAAGCGTCTATCTGTATTTCTCAAGATGACACGTTAATCGAGTCTTTAGAGATTGCTAAAAACCGTATCCAAATCATGATTGATAAAGGTATGGATAACAAAAACCACGTATTACAAGGTTTAATTAATAAAGCGAATAAGAGAATCGAAGAGATTAAATCTGGTGATAAACCAGCTTTAGCTCCAGATGCTAATGCTAAATATTATGCTGAAGTAGTGGTTGATTTAGACATCATCGAGCAACCAATGATTGCTGACCCAGATGTTAACAATGACGATATTTCTAAACGTTATACACACGATACTATTAGAGAGCTTTCTTTCTACGGTGGAGATAAAAAAGTAGATTTAGGATTCGTAGGATCTTGTATGGTTCACAAAGATGACTTAAAAATTGTTTCTCAAATGCTTAAAAACATTGAAAAACAAAATGGTGAAGTTAAATTTAACGCACCTTTAGTTGTTGCTGCACCTACTTACAACATCATTGACGAGTTAAAAGCTGAAGGAGATTGGGAATATTTACAAAAATACTCTGGTTTCGAATTTAGCGACCTTTTACCTAAAAACAATGCTCGTACAGAATATGAAAATATTATGTATTTAGAGCGTCCTGGTTGTAACTTATGTATGGGTAACCAAGAGAAAGCTGCAAAAGGAGATACAGTAATGGCTACTTCAACTCGTTTGTTCCAAGGACGTGTAGTTGAAGATTCAGAACGCAAAAAAGGAGAGTCTTTATTGGCATCAACTCCAGTTGTAGTTCTTTCAGCTATTTTAGGTAGAATTCCAACAATTGAAGAGTATAAAGCTTCAGTAGAAGGAATTAACTTAACAAAATTTGCTCCTATTTCAACTAAGTAATAGAAAGTAATAAATATATAAAGCGAGGTAGTCTATACAGATTACCTCGCTTTTTTTATGGTTTATTCTTCGTTAAAGCATTGTGCGTGATGTTCTATTTCAAAATTACAGGAATTAGCAATAAAGCAGAGTTTGTTAGCTTGAATATGCAGTTGTAATGCTAACGCTTTTTGCGATTCATTTTTGATGCGTACTATCGGATTTAAAACTACTTTGGTTATACGCCCGCTGCCATCAGCATTTAGTACCAGTGTCGCTTCTGAATTATCTTCATAAGAAAGCACCTCTATATTGTGTTGCTGGCATACGTATAAATACGACATCATATGGCACGATGTAAGGGCAGTCAGTAATAAATCTTCCGGATTTAGCAATGTTGGGTCTCCTTTAAAGGCTTTGGCAGCAGAAATCGATAGAATCTCTTTTCCTTCTATTTTTATAGTATGGCTTTTGGCATACACCTTTTTGTTTGACTCTTTTAGCTTGTCGGTAGCAATCCAATTTAGTGCTGCTTTAAAAAGATGTTTGTACATAGTGGTTGTTTTAAATAAGAGGATGAATTCACAAATAGTATTTGCTACCTATGTGTTTTGGTTGGTTAGTTTAGATAAGGAGTGTGTAATAGTCACCCTTATTAACTTTAGTTTTATTCAAATTTAAACAAAATAGTCAACTAATTGCCTTTTGCAATACCATCCTTAAACTTTGCATTAAAGTATTCTTTGCAAACTTAATTTGTTTAAGTAGAATCGTTTTAAATTGAAGGTGTTAGCATTTTTTTAAAATATTAGTATGGAAATAATTAGTAATTTGGGAAGACGTAATTAATGTAGAATCAAATAAAATTAATATGGCTTTTGATATTGAAATGATTAAAAAAGTGTACGATAAAATGCCAGACAGAGTTGAAAAAGCTCGTCAATTGGTAGGTCGTCCATTAACACTTTCTGAGAAAATTTTATATACGCATTTATGGGAAGGACAACCTTCACAAGCGTTTGAAAGAGGAAAAGATTATGTTGACTTTGCTCCAGATAGAGTAGCTTGTCAAGATGCAACTGCACAGATGGCTTTATTGCAATTTATGCACGCTGGAAAAGAGAAAGTAGCTGTACCGACAACAGTGCATTGTGACCACTTAATTCAAGCAAAAGTTGGCGCTGCAACAGATTTAAAAGTTGCTGAAACGCAATCTTCAGAAGTATTTAATTTCTTATCATCGGTATCAAATAAATACGGAATCGGTTTCTGGAAACCAGGAGCTGGTATTATTCACCAAATTGTTTTAGAGAATTATGCTTTCCCAGGAGGTATGATGATTGGTACTGACTCACACACAGTAAATGCTGGTGGTTTAGGTATGTTAGCAATTGGTGTTGGTGGAGCTGATGCTGTTGACGTAATGTCTGGTATGGCTTGGGAGTTGAAATTCCCTAAATTAATCGGTGTTAAGTTAACGGGTAAATTAAACGGATGGACTGCACCTAAAGATGTTATCTTGAAAGTAGCTGATATTCTTACTGTAAAAGGAGGAACAGGAGCTATTGTTGAGTATTTCGGTGAAGGAGCTACTTCTATGTCTTGTACTGGTAAAGGTACAATCTGTAATATGGGAGCTGAAATCGGAGCTACAACTTCTACTTTCGGATATGATGATTCAATGAGAAGATATTTAGCTGCAACAGGTCGTCAGGACGTAGTTGCTGCTGCTGATAAGGTAGCAGAACACTTAACTGCGGATGCTGAAGTGTATGCTAATCCATCACAATACTTTGATGAGTTAATCGAAATTAACTTGTCTGAATTAGAACCACACATCAACGGACCATTTACTCCGGATAGAGGTACTCCAGTTTCTAAAATGAAAGAAGAGGCTGATAAAAACGGATGGCCTTTAAAAGTGGAATGGGGATTAATCGGATCTTGTACAAACTCTTCTTATGAGGATATGTCAAGAGCGGCTTCTATTGTTGAGCAAGCTGTTAAACACGGTATTACTCCAAAAGCTGAATT contains these protein-coding regions:
- a CDS encoding bifunctional aconitate hydratase 2/2-methylisocitrate dehydratase encodes the protein MSLYKDYLNEIEERKGLGLSPKPIDGAELLSEIIEQVKDAANEYHAESLKLFVYNVLPGTTSAAGVKAKFLKEIILGTAVVSEITPAYAFELLSHMKGGPSIEVLLDLALGNDVATAEEAAKVLKTQVFLYDADTDRLKEAFLKGNVIAKDILESYAKAEFFTELPAVAEKIEVVTFIAGEGDISTDLLSPGNQAHSRSDRELHGQCMITPEAQKEIKALQELHPGKSVMLIAEKGTMGVGSSRMSGVNNVALWTGKQASPYVPFVNIAPIVGGTNGISPIFLTTVDVTGGIGLDLKNWVKKTDANGEVVRNEKGEPVLEEVYSVATGTVLTIDTKAKKLYNGDQELIDIAKALTPQKLEFIKAGGSYAIVFGKKIQTFAAKTLGVDAPVVFAPSKEISIEGQGLTAVEKIFNRNAVGVTEGKVLHAGSDVRVEVNIVGSQDTTGLMTSQELEAMAATVISPIVDGAYQSGCHTASVWDKKAQANIPKLMKFMNDFGLITARDPKGEYHSMTDVIHKVLNDITIDDWAIIIGGDSHTRMSKGVAFGADSGTVALALATGEASMPIPESVKVTFKGEMKSHMDFRDVVHATQSQMLKQFGGENVFQGRIIEVHIGTLLADQAFTFTDWTAEMKAKASICISQDDTLIESLEIAKNRIQIMIDKGMDNKNHVLQGLINKANKRIEEIKSGDKPALAPDANAKYYAEVVVDLDIIEQPMIADPDVNNDDISKRYTHDTIRELSFYGGDKKVDLGFVGSCMVHKDDLKIVSQMLKNIEKQNGEVKFNAPLVVAAPTYNIIDELKAEGDWEYLQKYSGFEFSDLLPKNNARTEYENIMYLERPGCNLCMGNQEKAAKGDTVMATSTRLFQGRVVEDSERKKGESLLASTPVVVLSAILGRIPTIEEYKASVEGINLTKFAPISTK
- a CDS encoding aconitate hydratase is translated as MAFDIEMIKKVYDKMPDRVEKARQLVGRPLTLSEKILYTHLWEGQPSQAFERGKDYVDFAPDRVACQDATAQMALLQFMHAGKEKVAVPTTVHCDHLIQAKVGAATDLKVAETQSSEVFNFLSSVSNKYGIGFWKPGAGIIHQIVLENYAFPGGMMIGTDSHTVNAGGLGMLAIGVGGADAVDVMSGMAWELKFPKLIGVKLTGKLNGWTAPKDVILKVADILTVKGGTGAIVEYFGEGATSMSCTGKGTICNMGAEIGATTSTFGYDDSMRRYLAATGRQDVVAAADKVAEHLTADAEVYANPSQYFDELIEINLSELEPHINGPFTPDRGTPVSKMKEEADKNGWPLKVEWGLIGSCTNSSYEDMSRAASIVEQAVKHGITPKAEFGINPGSEQIRFTIERDGIIDTFEKMGTKVFTNACGPCIGQWDREGADKGEKNTIVHSFNRNFSKRADGNPNTHAFVTSPEMVAALAIAGDLSFNPITDTLINDNGEEVKLLPPTGDELPKRGFDVDDPGYQAPAEDGSNVKVEVSADSKRLQLLEPFTPWDGKNITGAKLLIKAFGKCTTDHISMAGPWLRFRGHLDNISDNMLIGAENAFNHLTNNVKNELTGEYGPVPAVQRAYKAAGIPTIVVGDQNYGEGSSREHAAMEPRHLGVRAVLVKSFARIHETNLKKQGMLALTFANEADYDKIQEDDTINFLDLTDFAPGKSLHIEFVHADGSKDVIEANHTYNASQIEWFKAGSALNLIAAGK
- a CDS encoding OsmC family protein, whose protein sequence is MYKHLFKAALNWIATDKLKESNKKVYAKSHTIKIEGKEILSISAAKAFKGDPTLLNPEDLLLTALTSCHMMSYLYVCQQHNIEVLSYEDNSEATLVLNADGSGRITKVVLNPIVRIKNESQKALALQLHIQANKLCFIANSCNFEIEHHAQCFNEE